A DNA window from Anastrepha obliqua isolate idAnaObli1 chromosome 5, idAnaObli1_1.0, whole genome shotgun sequence contains the following coding sequences:
- the LOC129248906 gene encoding uncharacterized protein LOC129248906 encodes MIIINIESKQNYAELKQSNIYLNKELSEMIVSDKECKQKIAELEKQLDDQTKVILKLKNKDRRSKQQRYFPQQRHSQQEDNFHQQDTPPQSPSPKNTQQREEVTCKHSDLQGQPEQHLELNNTHFQYMAQKVHGDIQASPQKYHTVPANSNMAENIAEVTAPRIINCETIINGQTNSMTRKKSRALKKQPHEKVRDENILKDIIFTVATRSGVSEEEVRNTIATVRAEEEIPRNANWATIAHGDRIDNDGHPEIGEAFQGNNLDLLCSVAAGDMAICFPDEHKRKASVMEYESNTEQNGSQEHVGVQPHSKRAVATKRPTISQSSKRRCRWIIPGPSQEVSQCPLQPLQIDANNRNDKVTYISIGPNKTLVPQKYYESIDFTNASVATRKLLVICFDRETLATHSLSGKRSPAFKDKPLKKPLDPLIVEDIIFAVTTRSGVSAKEVRAAITTKCADENKMWRMKHPELT; translated from the exons ATGATTATTATCAACAtagaaagtaaacaaaattatgcTGAGCTTAAGCAAAGTAATATTTACCTTAATAAAGAATTGAGTGAAATGATTGTTAGCGACAAAGAATGTAAGCAAAAAATTGCTGAGCTTGAAAAACAACTGGACGACCAAACAAAAGTGATACTGAAATTGAAGAATAAGGATAGGCGTAGCAAGCAGCAACGTTATTTCCCACAACAGCGTCATTCCCAGCAGGAAGATAACTTCCACCAACAAGACACGCCACCTCAAAGTCCAAGTCCAAAAAATACTCAGCAACGCGAAGAGGTCACTTGCAAGCATAGCGACCTGCAAGGACAACCGGAACAGCACCTGGAGCTCAATAATACACACTTTCAGTATATGGCACAAAAAGTGCATGGAGATATACAGGCATCGCCGCAAAAATACCATACTGTTCCAGCAAACTCGAATATGGCCGAAAACATCGCAGAAGTGACAGCACCGCGCATTATAAATTGTGAAACAATCATCAATGGTCAAACAAACTCAATGACCCGAAAGAAATCGCGAGCTTTAAAAAAACAACCACATGAGAAAGTGCGAGATGAAAATATTCTAAAGGATATTATATTTACGGTCGCAACTAGGAGTGGAGTGTCTGAAGAGGAAGTTCGTAATACTATTGCAACAGTTCGTGCCGAAGAGGAAATACCGCGCAATGCAAACTGGGCAACAATCGCTCATGGTGATCGCATTGACAACGACGGGCATCCAGAAATAGGAGAGGCTTTTCAGGGAAATAATCTGGACTTACTTTGCTCCGTAGCTGCCGGAGACATGGCGATATGTTTTCCGGACGAGCACAAACGGAAAGCGAGTGTTATGGAATATGAGAGTAACACAGAGCAAAATGGTTCCCAGGAGCACGTAGGAGTTCAACCACATTCAAAAAGGGCAGTCGCTACAAAACGGCCAACAATCTCTCAAAGTAGTAAGCGTAGATGCAGATGGATAATACCTGGACCATCCCAAGAAGTGTCACAGTGCCCACTCCAACCATTGCAAATAGATGCCAATAACAGAAATGACAAAGTGACTTACATATCGATTGGTCCTAACAAAACTCTCGTACcacaaaaatattacgaatCAATTGATTTTACTAATGCTTCAGTGGCAACTCGAAAACTATTAGTGATCTGTTTTGATCGTGAAACATTAGCTACGCACTCATTGAGCGGAAAGAGATCGCCAGCTTTTAAAGACAAACCACTTAAAAAACCGCTAGATCCCCTAATTGTAGAGGATATTATATTTGCGGTCACAACTAGGAGTGGAGTGTCTGCAAAGGAAGTACGTGCTGCCATCACCACAAAATGCGCCGACGAGAACAAAATGTGGCGAATGAAACACCCGGAactta CATAA